The Sporosarcina sp. Te-1 DNA window TGCCTTGATTCCTCTTATAGAAAAAGCGGCAGGCGCTTTCCCGTCCATTGGCCATTACATTATATGCGAGACGAGCCCCGAGGCAGGAGAAAAATTGGCGGCGCTGCCGGAGACACTGAAAACGAAAGTGCTCCTGTTTTCACAAGTGATTACGACAGGAAGACCTGATTTCCAGCCCGTTCCCGTCGATGAAAATGAAACCGCTGTCATCCTCTATACATCCGGAACGACGGGGCATCCGAAAGGAGCCATGCTGACCCATAAAAATCTCTATTCTAACGCACGTGATGTGGGGGATTATCTTGGCTTCTCGGAATCAGACCGTGTAGTGGCGACCTTACCGGTATTCCATGTGTTTGCTCTAACGGTCGTCGTCAATGCTCCCTTGCTGAAAGGGGCAACAGTATTGTTGATACCGCGTTTCAGTCCGCAGGATGTCTTTGCCACCATTCGGAAAGAACAGGCGACCGTTTTCGCAGGTGTCCCGACAATGTTCAACTTTCTCTATCAATATCCAGAAGGGAATCCCGAGGACTTCCAAACGATCCGATTAGCCATTTCAGGAGGCTCCTCCCTGCCGGTCGCTTTGCTCCACAACTTTGAGGACAAGTTTAACGTTCGTGTCTCGGAGGGCTATGGACTTTCGGAAGCATCGCCTGTTACGTGCTTCAACCCACTCGACTGTGACCGGGTACCAGGTTCTATCGGCACAAACATTATCAACGTGGAAAACAAAGTCGTGGATGAGTTTGGCGATGAGGTACCTCGGGGGCAAGTAGGCGAATTGATTGTCAAGGGACCGAATGTGATGAAAGGCTACTATAAGATGCCTGAGGAGACGGCGGCCGCCATCCGCAATGGCTGGTTATATACAGGGGATTTGGCGAAGCAGGACGAGGACGGTTATTTTTATATCGTTGATCGAAAAAAGGATATGATCATTGTCGGGGGGTACAACGTGTACCCACGGGAAGTAGAGGAAGTGCTCTTCGCACATCCCGCCATCGTAGAAGCGGCGGTGATTGGTGTGCCGGACCAAGATTTTGGGGAAGCGGTTCATGCGTTCGTCGTTCTGAAGAATGATGCATCGTTGACAGAAGAACAGGTGAGAGACTACTGTGCAGGAAAACTCGCCAAATATAAAATACCTGAACAAATGGAATTTCTGGATGAATTGCCGAAGAATACGACGGGGAAGATTCTCCGGCGTTCGTTGAAAACACATATAGGGGTGAAAAGCCCACGATAACGTATTTCCAAAAACCTCTCCTGATTGGATGACCAATCGGGGAGGTTTTTTTAGTCCATGGCCTTATCCAAGCGAATGAACGATTTACCCAATATTACTATTTAATCCTTGTCGGTTTTTGACGATACATATAGAAAAGAATACTAAGACACTATTGGCAGGGGGAACGCTTATGCGTTGGACGGTTCGGAAGAAATTGAGTGCCATTTTCACATTGATGATTGTATTGATCAGCGCGATGAGTGTGGCGGGTATAGTTAGTACTTACAAATTGAGTGAAAATACGGACACGATCAATAAACGTGAAATACCGAAAATCGACCGTATCAACCGGCTTGAAAAAGGGACACAAAATATTTTGGGCCTGACCCAGCGACATATTTTGTCAAAGGATAATGATTTCGAAAAGAGGTACGAGCAGCAGATCGCAGAAGAGAAAGACAATGTGGAGGGAGCTTTCGATTCGTATGACATGCTGCTGGATACCCAACATGAACAAGACCTTTTGAGCGAAGTAGAAACAGAATGGAAATCGTACATTGCCCAAATTGACGAGATATTGGCAAAGAGTGCGGGTGGTCAAGATGAGGAAGCGACGAGCAGCTCTTATGAGGCAATCGTTTCATCGAATACCATGCAGGAAAAACTTCAAGAACTAAGCAAGTTGCATCATGAGGAGTTGGGACTCATTGAGCAGGAGGGAGAAATGCTTTACCGTTCTGTGTTAATTATCTTATCCGTAAGCACCGCCATCGCCATTTTGATTGCCATCCTTGGCATCCGCTATTTGATCCGGACAATCCAGCGTCCCATTGTCCAGTTGTCTTCATCGTTCAAGAAAATGGCGACAGGTGATTTGACTGTCCAGCCGATTGAAGTAAAGACGAACGATGAAATCAGCGAACTGGCAGGCGATTTCAATTACATGGCGAATCACTTGCGTGAGATGATGACGGATTTGAATGAACATGTCGATACGCTCGCGTCGACATCCACTCAATTTGCGACAAGTGCAGACGAATCGTCCAGAGCCTCCGAACAAATCACGAATGCGATTATCGAAGTGTCTGAGGGTGCGTCCGTCCAACTGGAAAGCGCAAAGTCAAGCAGCAGTATTGTGGAGGAGATGGCAGAGCAGATCCACCAAACCGTCGGATCGATCGAGCATGTTTCCGCATTGGCCCAAAACACATCCGAGCTGACGAAAGAAGGCGTGGCTGTGATGAAGTCCACGGTGCAAAAAATGGACGATATCAGGCAGTCTACAGACAAGACATCCACTGTCGTCAATTCATTGCATACTAAGTCTTCCGAAATCGGCAGCATTGTTTCTATTATTACAGGCATCGCGGAACAAACCAATTTGCTGGCGCTCAATGCTTCCATTGAAGCGGCACGGGCCGGAGAACACGGTAAAGGATTTGCGGTTGTGGCAGGAGAAGTCGGCGAATTGGCTGCCCAATCCGGCAATGCGGCAGCGGATATCCGCAAACTCATTGAGGAAATTCAGCAAGAGGTCGGCGGGGCCATTACTGCGATGGAAACGTCAAAAACCTTTGTCGGGGAAGGGCTGGCGATGGTCAATCAAACCGGCAGCTACTTCCATGATATTGAAACCCATGTACGGGAAGTAACGGAACAAGCTGTCGAAATCGCGGCTATCAGCCAAGAGGTCAACCATAGCACAGAGCGCATGAAGCAACTCGTTGAAGAGGTGGCGAGCATGTCGGAGAGAACAGATTTAAGCGCTCAGGACATCGTCGCGGCTTCCGAGGAACAAAGTGCCACAATGCAAGAAATCTCTGCTTCTTCCACCGTCCTCAGTTCAATGGCGGATCAGTTGAAAGAGATGACATCCCAATTCAAATTACAATAAATGACAAGCGCCGGTTCCCAATTGGGGCCGGCGCTTCTTGCTGGTACAGAACCAGCCATTTCACTAAGATCACCCTAAATAATATTGGGAAATATGCTGCATAAATTCTTCTTCCAACTCGCCTTTTCGTTTCCATACTGCATACGTCGAGACTTTCGGCAACTCGAAAAGCGAAAAGTGAGGCTGCATAAGACGGCCCTCGATCAATTCCCTTCGAACGATGGAAAGAGGGAGAAATGACACGCCCAGCCCTTCTTGGATGAAACGCTTTGCGATATGGGCTTGGGTCACTTTCATCGTTCGGATTCCGGGAACGTTTTCTTTTAGTTGGGGCAAAAGTTCATTCCAAAAGACAGGGTGGTGCCCGACAAGAAGATAGTTCATTTTCAAAACCTCTACTACGTCAATAGGGGGACCGCTTTCCTCGTCGTAGCTATCCACAGGCATGACAAAAACAACTGGGTCCTCGTAAATTCGTTTGGTTTCCACGTTTCTCCCCGCAGCCTTCAACGCTGAGATCCCGAGGTGGACGTCCCCACTGTCCACAAGGCCTTCAATCGCCTCCGATTCCTCAACCTGTATTGATAATTCCACATCTGGATGCTTCCTTTGGAACGTTCGCAGGAAGTACGGGAGCATGGTTTCGGCCATCAGCGGGGAGATGGCGATTGACCATGTCCTTCGATATCCTTGAGCAAAGGAGTGCATGCTTTCAATTGTAGACTCCATATCCTGTATCAACTGCACAGCATGGACGTAAAACAGTTTTCCTGCGTCCGTTAGGGTCACTCGATTTTTCAGCCGATCGAACAACTGGAGACCAAGATGCTCCTCTAACAATCGAATATGTACGGTGACACTGGGCTGAGACAGCGAAAGCCGCTCCGATGCCTTCCTGAAATTAAGCTCTTCAGTTGCCGCAATAAATGTTGTAAGCCATTGGTAATCCAAACTGTCACCTCTTTAGTTATTTTAATCGAGTCGATAAAAAACATTTAATTTATATAAATGTAACCCGAACTTATACTAATGAAAAGGAGGAATGATCATGTTTCAAAAAGGGTTGAAAGATATAGTAGCAGTGCAAACGAAAATTGCATCGGTCGACGGGGATAGAGGAGAATTACGGTACCGCGGAAAACTCGTAGGCGAATTGGTAGGCCAATATTCCTTTGAACAACTAGCTTATTATATATGGCATGGCACCATGCCGGATGCAGGCCAACTCGGACAGCTGCACGAAAAATTAATCGAGGGCAGACATTTACCCCCGCATGTAGAGGCAATTCTTGATGCCTTTCCGGCACAAACTCCGTTGATGGATGTCATGCGAACTGCCATTTCTGCATACGTTCATCCGGAGTTTAAACAACTCCCGCTTGAACAGCAATCGATCACACTGACAGCGGCATTGCCTGTTATCATTGCGCGTCATTATCGAAAAATGCATGCTCTTTCAATTATCGGGCCGAACCTGGAACTTTCGCATACCGCAAACTATTTATGGATGCTGACAGGAGAAGAACCGAAGCATGTCCATGTCCAAGCGCTTGAAACCTATTTACAGCTAACAATGGAACATGGAATGAACGCATCCACATTCGCAGGCCGGGTAACAATTTCAACGGAATCCGATGTAACCGCCGCCATCACATCTGCGTTAGGTGCCATGAAAGGTCCCTTGCATGGCGGTGCTCCGTCAGCAGTCATCGAATTATTGGAAGAGATCGGTTCGGAAAATAATATTCGTTTGGTTGTGGAAGGAAAATTACAAAAAGGCGAGAGGCTTATGGGCTTTGGCCATCGTGTCTATAAAACGGAAGATCCTCGATCCATTTTATTGCGAAACACTTGTTTACAGCTTGAGGGAAAAGATGCATGGCTCGATCTTGCCACGAAGGCGGAAAAAGAAATCATCGATTTGCTGGAGACATACAAACCGGGCCGTAAGCTGTATACGAATGTCGAGTACTATGCAGCCGCCATCATGCGGGCCATCAACTTCCCGCCGGAATTGTTCACACCAACGTTCAGTGCTGCGCGCATTGTCGGCTGGACAGCCCATGCAATGGAACAACTGAGCGATAATACCATTTTCCGTCCGCAATCCGTCTATGTAGGAGAATACAAATAAAAGATAGCCAGGCATTCCGTACCAATGCCTGGCTATCTTTTTTTATAAATAAAAACCAAGTGCTACATAAATAAGCAGCCCGATGAGTCCAACTAAGAGACAATATGGGATTTGCGTCCGTACGTGGTCGATATGGTCCACCGCTGCTCCTGTCGATGCCAAAATGGTCGTGTCGGAGAGTGGAGAACAATGGTCTCCGAACACCCCACCGCCAGCAACCGCCGCAATCGTTGCAAGGACGAGTGTCGTAATATCTCCGCCTGCAAATCCAATCGCAACAGGTACTGCAATCGGAATCATAATTCCATACGTCCCCCAAGAGGAGCCGGTGGAAAATGAAATAAGAGATGCCAAAATAAAAGTCAAAGCAGGAAGCAAGCTGGGACTTAGCCAGGATTCCGTGGCACCGATCAAATACTCAGCTGTTCCCATTTGTTCACTCAGCGTGTTAATCGTATACGCAAAAATCAAGATCATAACAGCCGGCATGATTCCTTTAATCCCATTAATGGCGGTATCCATAATATCAGTAGTCGGGATTCCTTGAAGCCGCATAGCTATACCAAGAACGATAATGGCCGCAAGAAACGCCTCCATCGTTTTCGTTGTTCCCATGATAAAATACGTCCCCATTGCAATCGAAATGATCACGACGACAGGCAGGAGGAAATTCACCCAAACACTCAACACCCGATCTTCATAGTAAGGTTTAATATTAGTCAATTCTTTTGATACCAGGGGAGATGAACCGTCACGAATCACCTTGCCTTCCTTCGCTGCCCGCTCCTCGGCTTTTCGCATCGGGCCGAAATCCTTCACCCATCCCATGGCAATCAAACCGACGAGCAAAATAGAAAAAATCGCATAAAAATTGAAGGGAATCGATTTTGTAAAAATAGCCATCGCATCGACTTCACTATCAATGGGGCCCATGCCCATCAACAGTCCCGCAATAAACACCGCCCACCCGGTAAATGGCACGATAACAGCCATGGGGGCGGATGTCGAATCACATATGTAAGAAAGTTTTTCACGTGAAATCCGAACCCTGTCGGTAATCTTCCGCATCGTCGTTCCAACGAACACCGGACTGAACGAATCGCTGAAGAACACGAACATGCCCATAAACCAAGCACTCACTTCCACTTTTCGCTTTGATAATTTCCTTCGTTCCGCAATCGACGCAAAACTCTCTATGGCGCCGGTTCGTTGAAAGAAGGCAATCAAAACCCCGATGAACAATTCAAGCAGGAAGATCCACGCAAAATCTTCATTTCCTAAAGACTCTTTCATTAAATCTGGAAAGCCAAGAAGACCGCCGCCATTTAAAAAGACGCCTATCATACAGGCGACCGCAAGGGATAAAATCGTATTACGTGTAATAAAAGCGAGAGCCACCGCTATAAACGGCGGTATGATCGATAAAAACCCCAAATCAGTTGCCACATCCTTTATGAATTCATCTAGCAAGCTAGTACTTGTTAAATACCCGCGAGAAATGAAATGAAACAGATGCAAAATAATTGATTCGAAAAGAAGGAGAATTGTTACGAGTGTCGAAATATGTAAAAGATAAAATGTAAGGGGGAATGCAAAATGGAAAAGAAAAAAGTGAACGTACAAGACTTATATACACTACAATCCGTCACCAACCCGCGTATTGCACCGAATGGCAAAGTAGCGGTGTTCGTCAAAACTCATATTGATGAAGAGGAAAATAAGTATATCGCCAACTTGTATCACATCGACCTGGAAACAAATGAAGTGACACAATGGACGTACGGAAAGCAACGCGTGTCTTCTCCCGAGTGGTCCGCAGACGGCACGCAGCTTGCCTTTTTATCAAACCGAGACGACAAAAACCAACTTTATGTCCTTTCAGCGAAAGGCGGAGAAGCGCGGAAGGTGACATCGTTCGAAAAAGGAGTGTCCAGCTTTGCCTGGTCACCTTGTGGACAAAAAATTTGGATCAATGCCCCCGTTAAAGAGGGCAAGACTTTCACGGATAAAGAAGAGAAGGATGACAAGAAAAAGCCGGAACCGGTACGCGTAACGAAAATGAAATACAAAGCGGACGGCATGGGCTTACTGCCGCAAGATACGTTCCGGCATATCGGAGTTGTCGATCTAAAGACAGAAGAAGTGACACAATTTACGGAAGGAAATCATCAATACGCAT harbors:
- a CDS encoding Na+/H+ antiporter NhaC family protein; this encodes MGFLSIIPPFIAVALAFITRNTILSLAVACMIGVFLNGGGLLGFPDLMKESLGNEDFAWIFLLELFIGVLIAFFQRTGAIESFASIAERRKLSKRKVEVSAWFMGMFVFFSDSFSPVFVGTTMRKITDRVRISREKLSYICDSTSAPMAVIVPFTGWAVFIAGLLMGMGPIDSEVDAMAIFTKSIPFNFYAIFSILLVGLIAMGWVKDFGPMRKAEERAAKEGKVIRDGSSPLVSKELTNIKPYYEDRVLSVWVNFLLPVVVIISIAMGTYFIMGTTKTMEAFLAAIIVLGIAMRLQGIPTTDIMDTAINGIKGIMPAVMILIFAYTINTLSEQMGTAEYLIGATESWLSPSLLPALTFILASLISFSTGSSWGTYGIMIPIAVPVAIGFAGGDITTLVLATIAAVAGGGVFGDHCSPLSDTTILASTGAAVDHIDHVRTQIPYCLLVGLIGLLIYVALGFYL
- a CDS encoding methyl-accepting chemotaxis protein, yielding MRWTVRKKLSAIFTLMIVLISAMSVAGIVSTYKLSENTDTINKREIPKIDRINRLEKGTQNILGLTQRHILSKDNDFEKRYEQQIAEEKDNVEGAFDSYDMLLDTQHEQDLLSEVETEWKSYIAQIDEILAKSAGGQDEEATSSSYEAIVSSNTMQEKLQELSKLHHEELGLIEQEGEMLYRSVLIILSVSTAIAILIAILGIRYLIRTIQRPIVQLSSSFKKMATGDLTVQPIEVKTNDEISELAGDFNYMANHLREMMTDLNEHVDTLASTSTQFATSADESSRASEQITNAIIEVSEGASVQLESAKSSSSIVEEMAEQIHQTVGSIEHVSALAQNTSELTKEGVAVMKSTVQKMDDIRQSTDKTSTVVNSLHTKSSEIGSIVSIITGIAEQTNLLALNASIEAARAGEHGKGFAVVAGEVGELAAQSGNAAADIRKLIEEIQQEVGGAITAMETSKTFVGEGLAMVNQTGSYFHDIETHVREVTEQAVEIAAISQEVNHSTERMKQLVEEVASMSERTDLSAQDIVAASEEQSATMQEISASSTVLSSMADQLKEMTSQFKLQ
- a CDS encoding citrate synthase/methylcitrate synthase, which gives rise to MFQKGLKDIVAVQTKIASVDGDRGELRYRGKLVGELVGQYSFEQLAYYIWHGTMPDAGQLGQLHEKLIEGRHLPPHVEAILDAFPAQTPLMDVMRTAISAYVHPEFKQLPLEQQSITLTAALPVIIARHYRKMHALSIIGPNLELSHTANYLWMLTGEEPKHVHVQALETYLQLTMEHGMNASTFAGRVTISTESDVTAAITSALGAMKGPLHGGAPSAVIELLEEIGSENNIRLVVEGKLQKGERLMGFGHRVYKTEDPRSILLRNTCLQLEGKDAWLDLATKAEKEIIDLLETYKPGRKLYTNVEYYAAAIMRAINFPPELFTPTFSAARIVGWTAHAMEQLSDNTIFRPQSVYVGEYK
- a CDS encoding fatty acid--CoA ligase family protein, producing the protein MNLVSRVYETAKWQPDKTAYHFMGKDTSYADFDQSVSMFASALQNLGIQEGDHVAFLLGNTPHFLISLYATMRIGATAIPVNPIYSPDEISYILHNSDAKAVVALDALIPLIEKAAGAFPSIGHYIICETSPEAGEKLAALPETLKTKVLLFSQVITTGRPDFQPVPVDENETAVILYTSGTTGHPKGAMLTHKNLYSNARDVGDYLGFSESDRVVATLPVFHVFALTVVVNAPLLKGATVLLIPRFSPQDVFATIRKEQATVFAGVPTMFNFLYQYPEGNPEDFQTIRLAISGGSSLPVALLHNFEDKFNVRVSEGYGLSEASPVTCFNPLDCDRVPGSIGTNIINVENKVVDEFGDEVPRGQVGELIVKGPNVMKGYYKMPEETAAAIRNGWLYTGDLAKQDEDGYFYIVDRKKDMIIVGGYNVYPREVEEVLFAHPAIVEAAVIGVPDQDFGEAVHAFVVLKNDASLTEEQVRDYCAGKLAKYKIPEQMEFLDELPKNTTGKILRRSLKTHIGVKSPR
- a CDS encoding LysR family transcriptional regulator — translated: MDYQWLTTFIAATEELNFRKASERLSLSQPSVTVHIRLLEEHLGLQLFDRLKNRVTLTDAGKLFYVHAVQLIQDMESTIESMHSFAQGYRRTWSIAISPLMAETMLPYFLRTFQRKHPDVELSIQVEESEAIEGLVDSGDVHLGISALKAAGRNVETKRIYEDPVVFVMPVDSYDEESGPPIDVVEVLKMNYLLVGHHPVFWNELLPQLKENVPGIRTMKVTQAHIAKRFIQEGLGVSFLPLSIVRRELIEGRLMQPHFSLFELPKVSTYAVWKRKGELEEEFMQHISQYYLG